A section of the Clostridiisalibacter paucivorans DSM 22131 genome encodes:
- a CDS encoding CopG family ribbon-helix-helix protein, whose amino-acid sequence MAETKRIMISLPDTLLKEIDGIICIEKKNRSEFIREAMKLYIRERKRVQIREELRDGYMEMASINLTFAEMGLEKDNKDLCKYEANLTGCE is encoded by the coding sequence ATGGCCGAAACAAAACGAATTATGATAAGTTTACCCGATACCTTACTTAAGGAAATCGATGGCATAATATGTATTGAGAAAAAAAATAGGAGTGAATTTATCAGAGAGGCCATGAAACTGTATATAAGAGAAAGAAAAAGAGTTCAAATCAGAGAAGAACTTAGAGATGGGTATATGGAAATGGCTAGTATAAATCTAACATTTGCTGAGATGGGTTTAGAAAAAGATAATAAAGACCTCTGTAAATATGAAGCCAATTTGACAGGATGTGAATGA
- the alr gene encoding alanine racemase, which translates to MSQKETRPVWAEINLDNLAHNIKEVRRITRKESLVTAVVKADAYGHGAAIVANTFLKNGADRLAVATLSEAIELRNSNIEAPILILGYTPEYQSKALVEHNIISAVYKYEQAKAISDEAIKLQKTAKVHVKVDTGMSRIGYLPNEDSADEILKMSNLPNLEIEGLFTHFALADDEDKTTTKIQFERFQWMVSELEKRGIKIPIKHVSNSAAIIDLPEYNMDMVRAGIILYGLYPSEDVHKSRIDLKPAMTLKAKISHVKEIEENTGISYGHIYVTDSKTKIGTVPIGYADGYTRLLSNKVEGAINGIRVPNVGRICMDQCMFDITNIEKVSPGDEILLFGDGSKNEPHIDEIASMLGTINYEIVCMISKRVPRVYKEANEIVYIRDYILK; encoded by the coding sequence ATGTCACAAAAAGAAACTAGACCTGTTTGGGCAGAGATTAATTTAGATAATTTAGCCCATAATATAAAAGAAGTGAGAAGGATTACAAGGAAAGAATCTTTAGTTACTGCGGTAGTTAAAGCAGATGCATATGGGCATGGAGCCGCAATTGTTGCCAATACATTTTTAAAGAATGGAGCAGATAGATTAGCTGTTGCAACATTATCAGAGGCTATAGAATTAAGAAATTCAAATATAGAAGCTCCTATTTTAATATTGGGATATACCCCTGAATATCAGTCTAAAGCCTTAGTGGAACATAATATAATTTCTGCAGTATATAAATATGAACAAGCTAAAGCTATTTCAGATGAAGCTATTAAACTTCAAAAGACAGCTAAGGTTCATGTGAAAGTGGACACAGGTATGAGCAGAATAGGATATTTGCCTAATGAGGATTCTGCAGATGAAATACTAAAAATGAGTAATCTTCCTAATTTGGAAATAGAAGGATTGTTTACACATTTTGCATTAGCTGATGATGAAGATAAAACTACAACTAAAATACAATTTGAAAGATTTCAATGGATGGTAAGTGAATTAGAAAAGAGAGGTATTAAAATTCCCATCAAGCATGTGTCTAATAGTGCAGCCATAATAGATTTACCTGAATATAATATGGATATGGTTAGAGCTGGGATTATTCTTTATGGATTATATCCTTCAGAAGATGTACATAAATCCAGAATAGATCTAAAACCTGCTATGACACTAAAAGCAAAGATATCCCATGTGAAGGAAATAGAAGAAAATACAGGAATTAGTTATGGTCATATATATGTCACAGACTCTAAGACTAAGATAGGAACAGTACCCATAGGATATGCAGATGGATATACTAGACTTCTTAGTAATAAGGTGGAAGGTGCGATTAATGGTATAAGAGTACCAAATGTGGGAAGAATATGTATGGACCAGTGTATGTTTGATATAACTAATATAGAAAAGGTATCTCCAGGAGATGAGATATTGTTATTTGGAGATGGTTCCAAAAACGAACCTCATATAGATGAAATTGCTTCTATGTTGGGAACTATAAACTATGAAATTGTATGTATGATTTCAAAAAGGGTTCCAAGGGTTTATAAAGAAGCAAATGAAATAGTTTACATAAGAGACTACATACTAAAATAA
- a CDS encoding outer membrane lipoprotein carrier protein LolA: MNRLLVGLLIFTLLLIGCTEPTNDEVSYELQKKLNNMQSYSCVGDIHTLSNKDKRVYRVKEFYENPNKYIIEFVNKNDKIEQKIVNDGENAWIHNPQIKNDFLIKNIEQIEEYNTYMGKFLEDFITGEDSQINCKNIDDIEYFVLTTSVGGSNKYRDYAELWINKKNFSPLKMIILDKNDKITVEVYYEDFIYNPDIEIDNLK, from the coding sequence TTGAACCGATTATTGGTTGGTTTGTTGATTTTTACGCTACTATTAATTGGATGTACAGAGCCAACTAATGATGAAGTTTCCTATGAATTACAAAAGAAATTGAATAATATGCAATCGTATAGCTGTGTTGGAGATATTCATACATTAAGTAATAAAGATAAAAGGGTATATAGAGTTAAGGAATTCTATGAAAATCCCAATAAATACATAATTGAATTTGTCAATAAAAATGATAAAATAGAACAGAAGATTGTAAATGATGGTGAAAATGCCTGGATACACAACCCTCAAATCAAAAATGATTTTCTTATTAAGAATATTGAACAGATAGAAGAATATAATACATATATGGGAAAGTTTTTAGAAGACTTTATTACTGGAGAAGATTCACAGATTAATTGTAAAAATATAGACGATATAGAATATTTTGTATTGACGACTTCAGTAGGTGGAAGTAATAAATACAGGGATTATGCTGAACTTTGGATAAATAAAAAAAATTTTTCCCCTTTAAAGATGATAATTTTAGACAAAAATGATAAAATTACAGTAGAAGTTTATTATGAGGATTTTATATATAATCCCGATATTGAAATAGATAACTTAAAATAA
- a CDS encoding CBS domain-containing protein, protein MNAKDIMTKEVVTVNPNDTAEKVTKILLQQEISGVPVVDEKNKVVGIVTEADLMFKDKDIKMPAYISLLGGFIMLESIKKFEGQLRKMASDKVKDIMTTPVIKVKESDDIRSIVNIMLDKNINRVPVINDEYELVGIIARSDILKYI, encoded by the coding sequence TTGAATGCTAAAGATATAATGACAAAAGAAGTTGTAACGGTAAACCCCAATGATACTGCAGAAAAGGTGACAAAAATTTTATTGCAACAAGAAATAAGTGGCGTACCAGTAGTAGATGAGAAAAATAAGGTGGTAGGTATTGTAACAGAGGCTGATCTAATGTTCAAAGATAAAGATATAAAAATGCCTGCATATATTTCATTATTAGGTGGATTCATAATGTTGGAAAGCATAAAAAAATTTGAAGGACAGCTAAGGAAAATGGCCTCTGATAAAGTAAAAGATATTATGACTACTCCAGTTATAAAGGTTAAGGAGAGTGATGATATTAGGAGCATAGTAAATATAATGTTAGATAAGAATATAAATAGAGTGCCAGTAATTAATGATGAATATGAATTAGTGGGAATTATAGCTAGATCAGATATATTAAAGTATATATAA
- a CDS encoding NAD(P)H-hydrate dehydratase, which yields MIKGNGIDIIEVNRIENALKKGDRFLQKIFTVKEQKYIHQKNDNTKTIAGMFAAKEAVSKAIGTGIKGFSWHDIEISHKKEGTPIVNLHNNALIMAKELYISQIHLSITHIDKYALAFAICEEEIDEKEHIIKDIRTSIMLPNRDVSSHKGSFGNVAIIGGSIGMTGANYLASTAALRTGSGIVRSVIPKSLNTIMEIKTTEVMTVPIEDYGKGRFVLKSLEYLKNSVKQSDAIGLGPGLNIDIDIKAIVKDILLSIDTPIVLDADGLNCVAEDMDILKDRKGTTIITPHPGEMSRLADVDISAIQKDRLYWTKKISKKYDVIVVLKGNNTIVSYKDKYIVNTTGNPGMATAGSGDVLTGVITSFIGQGIPAFESACFGAYIHGLSGDMAAYDKGEYGIIAGDIINYIPYAIMSVMKN from the coding sequence ATGATTAAGGGGAATGGAATAGATATAATAGAAGTAAATAGAATAGAAAATGCATTGAAAAAAGGAGATAGGTTTTTACAGAAAATATTTACAGTAAAAGAGCAGAAATATATACATCAGAAAAATGATAATACAAAAACTATAGCAGGTATGTTTGCTGCAAAGGAAGCTGTTAGTAAGGCTATAGGTACTGGTATAAAGGGGTTTTCATGGCATGACATTGAAATTAGCCATAAAAAAGAAGGAACACCTATTGTGAATCTACATAATAATGCATTAATTATGGCTAAGGAGTTGTACATTTCACAGATACATCTGTCCATAACTCATATAGATAAATATGCATTGGCATTTGCTATATGTGAAGAAGAAATAGATGAAAAAGAACATATTATAAAAGATATAAGAACAAGTATTATGCTTCCAAATAGAGATGTTTCCAGTCATAAAGGTAGTTTTGGAAATGTAGCTATAATAGGAGGAAGTATAGGCATGACAGGGGCTAATTATTTGGCATCCACAGCTGCATTGAGGACGGGAAGTGGTATTGTTCGCTCTGTAATACCTAAAAGTCTTAACACTATAATGGAAATAAAAACTACAGAGGTAATGACAGTGCCCATTGAAGACTATGGAAAGGGTAGATTTGTATTAAAATCATTGGAGTATTTGAAAAATTCTGTTAAGCAGTCGGATGCTATTGGATTGGGACCAGGGTTGAATATAGATATAGATATAAAGGCAATAGTTAAGGATATATTATTGTCTATAGATACGCCCATAGTATTAGATGCCGATGGATTAAATTGTGTAGCTGAAGATATGGATATACTAAAAGATAGAAAAGGAACTACTATAATAACTCCACATCCAGGTGAGATGTCTAGACTGGCCGATGTGGATATATCAGCTATACAGAAAGATAGATTGTATTGGACAAAAAAAATATCTAAAAAATATGATGTAATCGTGGTTTTAAAGGGTAATAATACTATTGTAAGCTATAAAGATAAGTATATTGTAAATACAACAGGAAACCCAGGTATGGCTACTGCAGGAAGTGGAGATGTGCTTACTGGCGTTATAACTAGTTTTATAGGTCAAGGCATACCAGCATTTGAATCAGCTTGTTTTGGCGCATATATTCATGGTCTATCTGGAGATATGGCAGCATATGATAAGGGAGAATATGGCATTATTGCTGGGGACATAATTAATTATATTCCCTATGCGATAATGTCTGTTATGAAAAATTAA